GGAAGTTATTGATTCCTATTGCAGGGGCTTTAGGAATTGGTATAGGTTTTGGAATACAGGATATTGTAAACAACTTTGTTAGCGGGTTTATAATTCTTTTTAGCAGAACAGTAAAAAGGGGAGACTGGATAACCCTCGGAGATAAATTTGGTAAAATTGTTGATATCGGAATAAGAACGTCAACTCTTAGAACTCTGGATAATATAGACATAATAATACCCAATTCCCGTCTTATATCTGGTGAACTTATAAACTGGTCATACACCGATAATATAGTAAGACTGCACATACCTGTTGGAGTATCATATTCGTCTGACGTGGAGCTTGTAAAGGAAACACTTCTTGATGTGGCACGTAAAAGTTCTGTAGTTTTGGACACTCCATCTCCTGAAGTTAGATTTATTGAGTTTGGAGAGAGTTCTTTAAATTTTGAACTTCTTGTGTGGATAGATATTAAAAAAGTTCCTGTGCCTCTTGCAAAAAGCGATATCAATTTTGAGATATGGAATGCCTTTAAGAAGAACGGGATAGAAATCCCGTTCCCACAAAGAGATGTATGGTTTAAAAATGAACTTGTTGTGAAAGAAGCTCCGAAGGGCTAATTATTTTTTCTTTATAAGATTTTTAAGTTCAGGTGGAATGTTTTCTGGAGCAGGACTATAAAACCAGGGCTGATTTGGGACAATAGTATAAGCTGGAGCTAAAGAGTTTGGGTAGTCTCCGAGGGGTTTTATATATTCAGGTGTTAGATTAAATATAACAAGGTTTGGATCATCAAGTGAAAACTCTCCTTTCCCTGCTTCTTCATTCATAGAAGTAAATATTTTTATCGATTCAACTCCATAATATTTTGTATCTACCTTTGCTGGATGGCACGTCATACAGAATACACCTACCTGAGAACCTCCTTTTGTATCTACTCTGAGATATTTCCAGTTAGGATTTGAAGGGTGAGGGTCATGACAGCTTACACACTGAAGGATGCCTTTCCTGAGTAATTTTTCAGGAACTTTTGCTATTTTTGGATTTGGTTTTATTCCTACAGGATGAGTCATATGCAAATATATAGGTTTAACGCCTGCTCCTCCAAATTCTGTAAGATTGTGACATCCAAGACAAAGAGCATTGATGTCTTGAGGTTTTTTCCCTGTTCTCGGATTTATGTATTTGTCGTTTTTCACTTTGAATATTTTCTGTGCTTTTGCATAGTGGGGATCGTGGCATCCAAGACAATCTAAACCTTCGTGGGGACCTGCTGCCAGAGATAATTTTGTTAATAGAATTGATAGAAAAAAGGCTGTAAGTTTCCTCATCAGAAAACCCTCCCGTCTGATATAGCAAAAATATATTTTTATACTTTGCTATATTTTGAGTATATACTAACAGGAAAAAGAAAACAAGAGGAAAAAAGATTTCCTAAAGCTCTACTGATTTGTTTTCTATAAGCTCTTTTGCTCTGTTTATAAACTCATCTACAGTAAAGACGCCTATATTTCCTTTTTTCTTTGTTCTTACAGAGACAGTTCCTGTCTGCCATTCTTTGTCACCAACAATAAGCATATAAGGGATTTTTTGTAATTCTGCATCTCTTATTTTTTTGTTCATCCTCTCGCTTCTATCATCAACTTCTACCCTTAAGCCTGCTTCCGAGAGCTTCCTTTCTACCTCTTTTGCATACTGAATATGGGGATCAGCAACAGGGATAATTTTTGCCTGAACAGGAGACAGCCATAAAGGAAGTAAACCGGCGTAATGTTCTATCAGAACACCTATAAATCTCTCTATAGAACCAAAGATAGCCCTGTGAACCATGTACGGTCTATGTCGCTGATTATCCTCTCCTATGTAGTACATATCAAATCTTTCAGGTAAGTTGAAATCAAACTGAACTGTTGAACACTGCCACATTCTTCCTAATGCATCTTTTATCTTTACGTCTATCTTTGGTCCGTAAAAAGCCCCTCCTCCTTCGTCTATTTCATAATCCAGTCCGACACTTTCTATCGCTTTCCTGAGTGAATCTGTTGCAACTTCCCACATCCTATCATCGCCAACAGATTTTTCAGGTCTTGTTGAAAGAAAAACCTGAAATTCATCAAAACCGTAGCTTCTCAGTGTATCAAGGATTAACTCTAAAACGCCTTTTATTTCTGCCTCTACCTGATCTTCCCTGCATATGATATGGGCGTCGTCCTGTGTAAATCCTCTAACCCTCATAAGTCCGTGGAGAACACCGCTCCTTTCGTATCTATAAACTGTACCTAATTCTGCAAATCTTAAAGGAAGTTCTTTGTACGACCTCTGTTTTGATTTGTATATCTCTACATGAAATGGGCAGTTCATAGGTTTTACAAAATAACCTTCTTCCTCGATATGCATCTCTGGGAACATATTTTCCCTGTAAAAATCTACATGACCGCTTGTTTTCCACAGTTGTTCCTTTCCTACGTGTGGAGTGTAAACGAGCTGGTATCCCCTTTTTAAATGTTCCTGTTTCCATGCTGTTTCTATCTCATTTCTGATCACAGCTCCCTTTGGCAGCCATAAAGCAAGTCCTCCTCCAACGTCTTCGGTGATTATAAAAAGCTCAAGCTCTTTTCCAAGTTTTCTATGATCTCTCTTTTTGGCCTCTTCAAGCATATTCATATATTTCTTCAGTTCTTTCTCAGTCCAGAAAGCAACTCCATAAATTCTCTGCAGCATAGGATTCCCTTCTTTTCCTCTCCAGTATGCCCCTGCAATAGATACCAGTTTGAAAGCTCCTGCTTCCCCTGTTGACGGTATGTGGGGACCTCTACACAGATCTATAAATTCACACTGCTGGTATACGGATATAGGTTCATTCTCAGGGATTTGATGTCTGATGATATCTATCTTATAGATTTCCCTTTTCTTCTCAAACAGCTCAATGGCTTCAGCCCTCGGTAGTTCTTTTCTTTCTATACTACAGTTTCTCTGTATAATCTCCCTCATTTTTTCTTCAATGACAGGAAGGTCTTCCTCTGTTAATCTTTTTCCTTCAACTTCAACATCGTAATAAAAACCAGACTCTGTAGTTGGACCTATTCCCAGATGAACGTTTTCATCTCCATAAAGCTCTTTTAAAGCCTGAGCCATTATATGTGCAAGGGAATGTCTTAATATTTCTAAACTTTCTTTATCTTTTTTTGTTAGAAATCTAAGCTCACCGCTTTTTCTTATAGGTGTGTGTATATCTATGATTTCACCGTCTAAAACAGCCCCTACTACTCCTTTTATTTTTTTGCCTTCGCCTTCAAGGGCTGATATTATCTCTTTTATAGTTATTCCATCTTCAAACTCATATTCACCAAATCTATTTATTTTCAGTTTTATCATCTGTTACCTCCGGATTTTTTGCAGGATATATTTTATCATTTTGTTTTTGTATAAATATGGATTTTATCAGGAATCACCTGCACTACATCAAAATTTTCTGTTTTTGATGGTTTTACAAAAACTTTGACTGTGTTTTTTCCTTTTTTTAGATTTCTACCATCTACGTATGCTGTTATTTTTGATATGTTTACCTGATTTAGCTTTGATCTGATTCCTTCTATAACAACAAGAACTTTTTCTGGCTCTACCTTAACAATTTCTAAACTTTCCGGTTTATTTAAAATCTTTACCTCAGCAAAAAACTCAAACCTTGTTTTTTGTGTGCTGGTTATATTAAGCCACAGTAGGAAAGCA
This genomic stretch from Persephonella hydrogeniphila harbors:
- the thrS gene encoding threonine--tRNA ligase, which produces MIKLKINRFGEYEFEDGITIKEIISALEGEGKKIKGVVGAVLDGEIIDIHTPIRKSGELRFLTKKDKESLEILRHSLAHIMAQALKELYGDENVHLGIGPTTESGFYYDVEVEGKRLTEEDLPVIEEKMREIIQRNCSIERKELPRAEAIELFEKKREIYKIDIIRHQIPENEPISVYQQCEFIDLCRGPHIPSTGEAGAFKLVSIAGAYWRGKEGNPMLQRIYGVAFWTEKELKKYMNMLEEAKKRDHRKLGKELELFIITEDVGGGLALWLPKGAVIRNEIETAWKQEHLKRGYQLVYTPHVGKEQLWKTSGHVDFYRENMFPEMHIEEEGYFVKPMNCPFHVEIYKSKQRSYKELPLRFAELGTVYRYERSGVLHGLMRVRGFTQDDAHIICREDQVEAEIKGVLELILDTLRSYGFDEFQVFLSTRPEKSVGDDRMWEVATDSLRKAIESVGLDYEIDEGGGAFYGPKIDVKIKDALGRMWQCSTVQFDFNLPERFDMYYIGEDNQRHRPYMVHRAIFGSIERFIGVLIEHYAGLLPLWLSPVQAKIIPVADPHIQYAKEVERKLSEAGLRVEVDDRSERMNKKIRDAELQKIPYMLIVGDKEWQTGTVSVRTKKKGNIGVFTVDEFINRAKELIENKSVEL
- a CDS encoding mechanosensitive ion channel family protein is translated as MEYFSSQKFLVHAGIILLSVVLYIIFLRLKPIFFRKLSEIINRKKVLRDIEQNTEILMKIFLILILINVLLDIPFIEKYAKEVLKKPILSTEALKISFYSFLKGLIVFYVLLVLMRLIRDSVRLYLIYKARGKEIVSSVDILIYNFSLLLIILITLSVMGISWKLLIPIAGALGIGIGFGIQDIVNNFVSGFIILFSRTVKRGDWITLGDKFGKIVDIGIRTSTLRTLDNIDIIIPNSRLISGELINWSYTDNIVRLHIPVGVSYSSDVELVKETLLDVARKSSVVLDTPSPEVRFIEFGESSLNFELLVWIDIKKVPVPLAKSDINFEIWNAFKKNGIEIPFPQRDVWFKNELVVKEAPKG
- a CDS encoding cytochrome c3 family protein, with translation MRKLTAFFLSILLTKLSLAAGPHEGLDCLGCHDPHYAKAQKIFKVKNDKYINPRTGKKPQDINALCLGCHNLTEFGGAGVKPIYLHMTHPVGIKPNPKIAKVPEKLLRKGILQCVSCHDPHPSNPNWKYLRVDTKGGSQVGVFCMTCHPAKVDTKYYGVESIKIFTSMNEEAGKGEFSLDDPNLVIFNLTPEYIKPLGDYPNSLAPAYTIVPNQPWFYSPAPENIPPELKNLIKKK
- a CDS encoding CdaR family protein, producing the protein MKKFKEIVFNNLHLKILSLLVAFLLWLNITSTQKTRFEFFAEVKILNKPESLEIVKVEPEKVLVVIEGIRSKLNQVNISKITAYVDGRNLKKGKNTVKVFVKPSKTENFDVVQVIPDKIHIYTKTK